The genomic stretch CGACTCCGTCTTCAGTCGCTGGGGGCTGACCGCCCTGTCCTCTCCGGTAGACCGGGTCAGTCCACAGGAACTGTCACGCCTGCTGCGCAGCGTCAACACTCTGGTCGAAACCCTCGCCCGTCAGACCCCTGGGCTTCCTGGGCTTTTACGCCTCGGTCAGGCGTACTCCGAGGTCGTTGACCGCGACCACGGCAAATTGGGGATTCGGACGCAACCCAGAAGCATCAACCGGCTCCTCGCCGAAGTCCTCGCCATCGAAGAGGACATGACCGTGCTGGATCTCACCCCCGAGTTCGGCATGACCCTGGTCAGCCTGACCCACCACATGCGCGACGATCATCGTGACCCGAACCGGGTGAAGTTCACCTACGTCGCCCAAGGCGAAGCGGCGAGAATCACCGCCCTCCACCTTCTCCTCAACGGTGTCACGAACTTCGAGTCCCAGGCCGTCAATGTGCTCACCAACCCCGACATGATCTTCTGCAGCGCTGACCGTGTCCTGGCGACGCCGCCCGCAGGACTTCGCGTTCAGCACGCCATTTCGTGGCCGGACGATGACTACGGCATGTTGTTCTCGCCGAGGAAATGGCCCAGGGCTGCCGAGTGGCATTACATGCTGGTCGGGATGAGCTACCTGAAAGCAGGCGGTCGGGCCGCGTTCCTGACCCCCTACGGGCCCCTCTTCCGGATGGGCGCGGAGGCCGAAACCCGCCAGGACATCGCGGCGGCCGGGTGGCTACGCAGCGTGACGGCCCTGCCCAGCGGTCTGTTCGCCTACACCAGCGTGCCCTTCGCGCTCACCATCTTCGAGCGCCCCAGCACCGCCAAACCCGCCTTCACCGACATCCAGTTCATCGATGTCAGTCCGCTGGGAGTCCGCGAGGGACGTCAGCAGACCCTGCCCGCCGCCACCGTCGATCTTCTCGCCGGGCTGATCAACGAACGGACGGAACGGGCTCAGCTTGCTACCA from Deinococcus sp. AB2017081 encodes the following:
- a CDS encoding HsdM family class I SAM-dependent methyltransferase — protein: MTPDLMPLMVELFSYRGMTNTADRLLLLGEVLLLQAVESFPDVYGALEVTIDAAEMAILRSTHASPADIRGKIDSVFSRWGLTALSSPVDRVSPQELSRLLRSVNTLVETLARQTPGLPGLLRLGQAYSEVVDRDHGKLGIRTQPRSINRLLAEVLAIEEDMTVLDLTPEFGMTLVSLTHHMRDDHRDPNRVKFTYVAQGEAARITALHLLLNGVTNFESQAVNVLTNPDMIFCSADRVLATPPAGLRVQHAISWPDDDYGMLFSPRKWPRAAEWHYMLVGMSYLKAGGRAAFLTPYGPLFRMGAEAETRQDIAAAGWLRSVTALPSGLFAYTSVPFALTIFERPSTAKPAFTDIQFIDVSPLGVREGRQQTLPAATVDLLAGLINERTERAQLATIVPRLDVHANANNWQPNQYFERTVEQGRPLEDITRDLERAIADVALAEQRAMTALAALPR